From the genome of Winogradskyella forsetii, one region includes:
- a CDS encoding DUF1501 domain-containing protein produces the protein MDRRKFIKNSALASSLFFVPNFVKAFESVDTERLGYKRLVIVQLAGGNDGLNTIIPYNNDLYYNARPQLSITKDIIKLSDDLGFHPSLGPLRSLFDNGQLSIINNVGYPNPVRSHFRSMDIWQTASGSDEYLQSGWIGRYLDQYGKKPYNAMEMDEQLSLAMKGEHFNGLATNDYKVLYNTAKDPYFKNVLDHYNEAHLSEHDLGYLYQTMIEAKSSAKYIFETTEVKSSRESYPQNGFSKQLRNVAQFINSGLDTKVFYTSLSGFDTHANQNNKQTRLLSQYAESVAAFVKDLKQNGTFEDTLILTFSEFGRRVKQNAANGTDHGSANNVFVIGKNLKKAGFYNNLASLSDLDDNGDLKYNIDFRSIYASILSQWMNVSAEGIIPVEQNTLDFI, from the coding sequence ATGGACAGACGTAAATTTATTAAGAATTCAGCATTAGCGAGCAGCTTATTTTTTGTGCCTAATTTTGTAAAGGCATTTGAATCTGTGGATACGGAACGTTTAGGGTATAAACGTTTGGTCATTGTGCAATTAGCTGGTGGAAATGATGGGTTGAATACTATAATTCCATATAATAATGATTTATATTATAACGCCAGACCACAATTGTCCATTACAAAAGACATAATAAAACTGTCTGACGATTTAGGGTTTCATCCTAGTTTAGGTCCATTGCGTTCTTTATTTGATAATGGCCAATTGTCCATTATCAATAATGTAGGTTATCCAAACCCTGTGCGTTCTCATTTTAGATCTATGGATATTTGGCAAACAGCTAGTGGCTCGGATGAATATTTACAAAGCGGGTGGATAGGACGTTATTTAGATCAATATGGCAAAAAGCCATACAATGCTATGGAAATGGACGAACAATTAAGTTTGGCCATGAAAGGGGAACATTTTAATGGTTTGGCCACCAATGATTATAAAGTGCTGTACAATACAGCAAAAGATCCCTATTTTAAAAATGTGCTAGATCATTATAACGAGGCGCATTTAAGCGAACATGACTTGGGTTATTTGTACCAAACCATGATTGAAGCGAAGTCATCCGCTAAGTATATATTTGAAACTACAGAGGTGAAATCTTCACGGGAATCATATCCTCAAAATGGATTTTCAAAACAGCTCAGAAATGTAGCTCAGTTTATCAATTCCGGTCTAGACACTAAAGTGTTTTATACTTCTTTAAGTGGATTTGACACGCATGCCAATCAAAATAACAAGCAAACCCGATTATTATCCCAATATGCAGAAAGTGTCGCGGCGTTTGTAAAAGATTTAAAACAAAACGGGACTTTTGAGGATACTTTGATTTTAACTTTTTCGGAATTTGGAAGACGCGTCAAACAAAATGCTGCCAATGGCACGGATCATGGTTCGGCTAATAATGTGTTTGTAATTGGAAAAAATTTAAAGAAAGCAGGCTTCTATAATAATCTTGCCAGTTTAAGTGATTTGGACGATAATGGGGATTTGAAATATAATATAGATTTCAGATCGATTTATGCTAGCATTCTTTCACAATGGATGAATGTTTCGGCGGAAGGCATAATTCCAGTTGAGCAAAACACATTGGATTTCATTTAA
- the amaB gene encoding L-piperidine-6-carboxylate dehydrogenase, with the protein MEAIATDFGIKEALDQLGVKEINEGTSTGSNNFSNGEIIESHSPVDGKLIGKVKTTTRADYDKMMDAATSAFKTWRDVPAPQRGEIVRQFGNKLRDLKEPLGKLVSYEMGKSLQEGYGEVQEMIDICDFAVGLSRQLNGQTIPSERPGHVMREQWHPIGVVGIISAFNFPVAVWAWNTALAWICGDVCVWKGSEKAPLCSIACQNIIAAVLKDNNLPEGISCIINGDYKVGEMMTTDSRIPLVSATGSTRMGRIVGKTVAERFGKSLLELGGNNAIIITPTADLKVVVPGAVFGAVGTCGQRCTSTRRLIIHESVYDKVRDAIVGAYGQIKIGNPLDENNHVGPLIDKDSVETYLAAIEKAKAEGGNVLVEGGVLEGEGYESGCYVKPAIIEAENHFEIVQHETFAPILYLMKYSGDVENAIEKQNGVAQGLSSAIMTNEMKEAEKFLSYAGSDCGIANVNIGTSGAEIGGAFGGEKETGGGRESGSDAWKVYMRRQTNTINYSDELPLAQGIKFDL; encoded by the coding sequence ATGGAAGCAATTGCTACCGATTTCGGAATAAAAGAAGCTTTAGACCAGTTAGGTGTTAAAGAAATCAATGAAGGAACCTCAACAGGATCAAATAATTTTTCTAACGGAGAAATTATTGAAAGTCATTCACCAGTAGATGGAAAATTAATTGGCAAGGTAAAAACAACAACACGAGCAGATTACGACAAGATGATGGATGCCGCGACAAGCGCATTTAAAACTTGGCGAGATGTACCAGCACCACAGCGAGGTGAAATTGTGCGTCAATTTGGAAATAAATTGAGAGACTTAAAGGAACCACTTGGTAAGTTAGTGTCTTATGAAATGGGTAAATCGTTACAAGAAGGTTACGGAGAGGTTCAAGAAATGATTGATATCTGTGATTTTGCAGTTGGATTATCCAGACAGTTGAACGGACAAACCATTCCGTCGGAACGTCCTGGTCACGTGATGAGAGAACAATGGCACCCGATTGGTGTGGTAGGCATTATTTCAGCATTTAACTTCCCAGTGGCGGTTTGGGCTTGGAATACGGCATTAGCATGGATTTGTGGTGATGTTTGTGTTTGGAAAGGTTCAGAAAAAGCACCTTTATGCTCTATAGCTTGCCAGAATATTATAGCGGCAGTTTTAAAAGACAATAATTTACCAGAGGGTATTTCTTGTATCATCAATGGCGATTACAAAGTAGGCGAAATGATGACTACAGATTCTAGAATTCCTTTAGTATCTGCTACAGGCTCTACAAGAATGGGTCGCATTGTAGGTAAAACAGTTGCCGAACGTTTTGGGAAATCGTTATTGGAATTAGGTGGAAACAACGCCATTATCATTACACCAACGGCCGATTTAAAAGTAGTGGTTCCCGGTGCAGTTTTCGGTGCCGTTGGAACTTGTGGACAACGTTGTACATCAACTAGACGACTGATTATCCATGAATCTGTTTACGATAAAGTAAGAGATGCTATTGTTGGTGCTTACGGACAAATAAAAATTGGAAACCCATTGGATGAAAATAATCACGTTGGCCCATTAATCGATAAAGATTCTGTAGAAACTTATTTGGCAGCCATTGAAAAAGCAAAGGCTGAAGGTGGAAATGTTTTGGTTGAAGGCGGTGTTTTGGAAGGCGAAGGTTACGAATCTGGTTGCTATGTAAAACCAGCAATTATTGAGGCAGAAAATCATTTTGAAATTGTACAGCACGAAACATTTGCGCCAATTTTATATTTAATGAAATATTCTGGAGACGTTGAAAATGCGATTGAAAAACAAAATGGAGTCGCACAAGGTTTATCTTCAGCCATTATGACCAACGAGATGAAAGAGGCAGAGAAATTCTTGTCTTATGCAGGTTCAGATTGTGGCATTGCCAACGTAAACATCGGAACTTCTGGTGCAGAGATTGGAGGTGCCTTCGGTGGCGAAAAAGAAACTGGTGGAGGACGAGAGTCTGGCTCTGATGCTTGGAAAGTCTATATGAGAAGACAAACGAATACCATTAATTATTCAGACGAATTGCCTTTAGCGCAAGGGATTAAGTTTGACCTTTAA
- a CDS encoding alpha-2-macroglobulin family protein yields the protein MNFRQHLFLLFILIFAFSCKDKPVKTDNIFKYRDYISYTTSGLVSVADPIKISLSDTVNGWEIDKTLPTEFIKITPHVQGQLKAMNNHTLLFTPDENLEPATEYTVSVKLSEIYKSIPKEFEDYTFQFKTITPSFNITTQNLQSYSKEWQYIFAQLRSADVISLANAKKLVSASQNSKSLSLVWNEANENSKFFEFKIDSINRMVEDSKIDIEWDGEAIQADTKGENFITIPGKNNFTIVNTEVVQSPEQFLSLNFSDPLVKQQNFAGLVSLQGVKNPKYIVDGNVLRVYPDTKLVGGIQVDVFKGIKNTDGFKLKKPFSEILTFEELKPEVRLISNGSILPNSKNLKFNFEAVNLSKVDVRIIKIFDDNVLQFLQDYNINSGDQYAIKKVGRRIAKETITLIQEENQNTGKWKAYSIDLSNYLKADPGAIYRVELSFKKSYSLYDCASNAETTTIEDDDYYDNYYGDDYLAAEELTEEEENLQEERYWDNLNYSYRNTNYRWRDRDNPCTDSYFNYGNRVVSQNLISSDLGVIAKQGSDNNYLFAVTNILTTSPESGTKITLYNYQQQELADGITNKEGIIKIDAKNRAAFAIATKGSNVSYVKLQDGNSLSLSKFDVSGSRLQRGLKGYIYAERGVWRPGDSLFLTFMLNDKANKLPKRHPVKLEITDPVGKLVYRKVSTDNLNNFYDFTVNTSTDYKTGNYNAKVSVGGATFSKSLKIETVKPNRLKIKIDFEDEILSNNKPLQGDLNVTWLHGAPAKNLKAEIKAKFTSTNTSFKGYKDYVFNDPTRKFNSEETNVFKGNLDANGNAKINQKLNIGKNAPGMLTAQFLVRAFENGGDFSLDAFSMPYAPYESFVGLQSPKGNNYGSYFTDENHTFDIATVTAEGKPIQRENLEVKVYKVEWRWWWNSSYDDLASYVSSNYHRPVQTFSVNTDANGKANFKLKIPEEERGRYLIRVVDPVSGHATGRTAYFYKNWWSTNPSGDKEAAKMLVFSTDKENYNVGDTAKLTFPSGSEGRALVSIENGSEVLQHQWVKTVPGETTIDIPVTAEMAPNVFINISLLQPHAITSNDLPIRLYGVIPMMVEDPSTKLEPQISMPDVIRPEQSYEIKVSEKNNKAMTYTIAVVEEGLLDLTRFKTPNAWDSFYAREALGVKTWDIFDDVVGAYSGSIDQVFAIGGDGSATGGKNKKANRFKPVVTYLGPFLLDKGKTKTHQLKMPNYIGAVRAMVVAGNNATEAYGSTDKSVQVKQPLMVLATLPRKLSPGEKVTLPVTVFAMENKVKNVNLSLKLSDGITVKGESSQSLKFDKPDEKMVYFELDVTKAKGINTVEVIATGHGEKSIYKVEIDVENPNPFASKVIDHELEANAEQTINVTTFGVSGTNSATVEFSTLPPMDFTRRLQYLIRYPHGCLEQTISGVFPQLYLADIFDLTAKKKKELQSNIESGIKRLGNFQQANGGMSYWMGENTANDWSTSYAGHFMIEAEKKGFVLPLTFKSNWIAYQKQAARNWRPSYRIYHSDLAQAYRLYTLALAGSPDLASMNRLREFDEISNEAKWRLAAAYALAGQKEASDAISNTANIDFKPPKSNYYTYGSVDRNRAMALETMIITGNPKARDLAKSIAKDLSSDQWMSTQTTAYSLLAMGKMVIKNGGKDLKLTYSINGKSESIDTKNAISQRSIPINDGTNQLTVTNAKDNLVYVRVVSSGKLKLGEELAEQRGFTISTSFKDLQGNKIDVTKLQQGQDFVATVSISNLTRDYVHDVALTQIFPSGWDIVNTRFTAFGDTTVSQARYTDIRDDRVNFYFDMNPKGKHGTKTFTVLLNASYLGTYYLPGSQAEAMYDNDYLVRNKGEWITVEK from the coding sequence ATGAATTTCAGACAGCACCTCTTCCTACTCTTTATTTTAATTTTTGCATTTTCTTGTAAGGACAAACCCGTAAAAACCGATAATATTTTTAAGTATAGAGATTATATTAGTTACACCACTTCGGGCTTGGTGTCTGTTGCAGACCCTATAAAAATTAGTCTTTCAGATACAGTAAATGGATGGGAAATAGACAAAACCTTACCAACGGAATTTATAAAAATAACACCTCATGTTCAAGGGCAATTAAAGGCCATGAACAATCATACGCTGCTTTTCACACCAGATGAAAACCTAGAACCAGCAACAGAATATACCGTAAGCGTTAAGTTGAGCGAAATTTACAAAAGTATTCCAAAGGAATTTGAAGATTACACCTTTCAATTCAAAACCATTACGCCAAGTTTCAATATTACCACTCAAAATTTACAATCGTATAGTAAAGAATGGCAATACATATTTGCCCAATTACGATCTGCCGATGTCATATCCTTAGCCAATGCCAAAAAATTAGTGTCTGCCTCGCAAAATTCAAAATCTTTAAGTTTAGTGTGGAATGAAGCTAATGAAAATTCAAAATTCTTCGAGTTTAAAATCGATAGTATCAATAGAATGGTTGAGGACAGTAAAATTGATATCGAATGGGATGGCGAAGCAATACAAGCAGATACTAAAGGCGAGAATTTTATCACTATTCCAGGAAAAAACAACTTTACTATTGTAAATACCGAAGTCGTTCAAAGTCCTGAGCAATTTTTATCACTTAACTTTTCAGACCCCTTAGTAAAGCAGCAAAATTTCGCCGGATTGGTATCACTTCAAGGGGTGAAAAATCCTAAATATATTGTGGATGGTAATGTTTTACGTGTGTATCCAGACACTAAATTAGTTGGAGGCATTCAAGTCGATGTGTTTAAAGGCATCAAAAACACCGATGGTTTCAAGTTGAAAAAACCGTTTTCAGAAATCCTGACTTTTGAAGAATTAAAACCTGAAGTCAGACTCATCAGCAACGGCAGTATTCTTCCAAATTCAAAAAACTTAAAATTCAATTTCGAAGCAGTAAACCTCAGTAAGGTTGATGTGAGAATCATTAAGATATTTGATGATAATGTGCTTCAATTTTTACAAGATTACAATATTAATAGTGGCGATCAATACGCCATCAAAAAAGTAGGAAGACGTATCGCCAAAGAGACCATCACTTTGATTCAAGAAGAAAATCAAAATACTGGAAAGTGGAAAGCTTATAGTATTGATCTATCAAATTATCTAAAAGCAGATCCTGGAGCGATTTACAGAGTGGAATTGAGCTTCAAAAAAAGTTATTCATTATACGATTGCGCTTCGAATGCTGAAACCACAACTATTGAAGACGACGACTATTATGATAATTATTATGGTGACGATTATTTAGCCGCAGAGGAGCTAACTGAAGAAGAAGAAAACTTACAAGAAGAGCGCTATTGGGATAATCTAAATTACAGCTACAGAAACACCAATTACCGTTGGAGAGATCGAGACAATCCTTGTACAGACTCTTATTTTAATTACGGAAACCGAGTGGTTTCGCAAAATCTAATCAGCTCAGACCTTGGCGTTATTGCCAAGCAAGGCAGCGATAACAATTATTTATTCGCTGTAACCAATATTCTTACAACGAGTCCAGAAAGTGGCACAAAAATCACATTATACAATTACCAACAACAAGAATTGGCAGATGGTATCACCAACAAAGAAGGGATTATAAAAATCGATGCAAAAAATCGAGCTGCATTTGCCATTGCCACCAAAGGTAGTAATGTCAGTTATGTAAAATTACAAGATGGTAATTCGTTATCCCTGAGCAAATTTGATGTATCCGGAAGCCGCTTACAACGTGGACTCAAAGGTTATATTTATGCAGAGCGTGGTGTTTGGCGACCAGGAGATAGTTTGTTTTTAACATTTATGTTGAATGATAAGGCCAACAAATTACCAAAACGCCATCCTGTGAAATTGGAAATCACAGATCCTGTTGGCAAATTGGTGTACAGAAAAGTCTCCACGGACAATCTAAATAATTTCTATGATTTCACGGTAAACACCTCAACTGATTATAAAACTGGAAACTACAACGCTAAGGTTTCTGTTGGTGGCGCTACATTTTCTAAAAGTTTAAAAATTGAAACTGTAAAACCAAACCGTCTAAAAATTAAAATTGATTTTGAAGATGAGATTCTAAGCAACAATAAACCACTTCAAGGCGACTTAAATGTCACTTGGTTACACGGCGCACCAGCCAAAAACTTAAAAGCTGAAATAAAAGCAAAATTCACCTCAACCAATACCAGTTTTAAAGGTTATAAAGATTACGTGTTCAATGATCCAACCCGAAAATTCAATTCTGAAGAAACCAATGTATTTAAAGGTAATTTAGATGCCAATGGAAATGCCAAAATCAACCAAAAATTGAATATTGGTAAAAATGCACCAGGCATGTTAACCGCTCAATTTTTAGTAAGGGCCTTTGAAAATGGAGGCGATTTTTCATTGGATGCTTTTTCAATGCCTTACGCACCTTATGAAAGTTTTGTGGGCTTACAATCACCAAAAGGCAATAATTATGGTTCGTATTTTACAGATGAAAATCACACCTTCGATATTGCTACTGTAACTGCAGAAGGCAAACCCATTCAACGAGAGAATCTAGAAGTGAAAGTTTATAAAGTGGAGTGGCGCTGGTGGTGGAATTCCTCATATGACGATTTAGCCAGTTATGTGTCGAGTAATTACCATAGACCTGTACAGACGTTTTCCGTGAATACAGATGCGAATGGAAAAGCGAATTTCAAACTAAAAATCCCTGAAGAGGAACGTGGACGTTATTTAATTAGAGTTGTGGATCCTGTTAGCGGCCATGCCACAGGAAGAACGGCTTATTTCTATAAAAATTGGTGGTCCACGAATCCTTCGGGCGACAAGGAAGCCGCCAAAATGTTGGTCTTTTCAACTGATAAGGAAAATTATAATGTGGGCGACACCGCAAAATTAACCTTCCCTTCTGGGTCTGAAGGTCGCGCTTTAGTCAGTATTGAAAATGGGTCCGAAGTGTTGCAGCATCAATGGGTAAAAACTGTTCCTGGCGAAACAACCATCGATATTCCTGTAACCGCTGAAATGGCACCAAACGTATTCATCAATATTTCGTTATTGCAACCGCATGCCATTACCTCCAACGATTTGCCGATTCGTTTATATGGCGTTATTCCTATGATGGTTGAAGATCCTTCAACAAAATTAGAACCACAAATCAGTATGCCAGATGTGATTCGTCCAGAGCAATCTTACGAGATAAAAGTGTCTGAAAAAAACAATAAAGCGATGACCTATACCATTGCGGTTGTTGAAGAAGGCTTATTGGATTTAACACGTTTTAAAACACCGAATGCTTGGGATAGTTTTTATGCACGTGAAGCTTTAGGCGTAAAAACCTGGGATATTTTTGATGATGTTGTTGGCGCTTATTCTGGCAGTATTGACCAAGTTTTTGCCATTGGTGGTGATGGAAGTGCTACTGGCGGAAAAAACAAAAAAGCGAATCGTTTTAAACCTGTTGTCACTTATTTAGGACCTTTCCTGCTGGACAAAGGGAAAACGAAAACACATCAGCTTAAAATGCCAAATTATATAGGAGCGGTTAGAGCGATGGTCGTTGCTGGTAACAATGCAACAGAAGCTTATGGAAGTACGGATAAATCGGTTCAGGTTAAACAACCATTGATGGTTTTGGCAACGTTACCTCGTAAATTGAGTCCTGGCGAAAAAGTAACGCTACCTGTTACCGTTTTTGCCATGGAAAATAAAGTGAAAAACGTCAACCTATCTTTAAAATTAAGTGATGGTATTACCGTTAAAGGCGAATCGTCACAATCACTTAAATTCGATAAACCAGATGAAAAAATGGTCTATTTTGAATTGGATGTTACCAAAGCAAAAGGCATCAACACGGTTGAAGTCATTGCCACAGGACATGGTGAAAAATCAATCTACAAAGTAGAGATTGATGTCGAGAACCCTAATCCTTTTGCATCAAAAGTTATCGACCATGAATTGGAAGCGAATGCTGAACAAACCATAAATGTTACCACCTTTGGTGTTTCAGGAACAAATTCAGCAACCGTAGAATTTTCAACCTTGCCTCCAATGGATTTCACACGACGATTGCAATATTTAATTCGCTATCCTCATGGTTGTTTAGAGCAAACCATCTCAGGTGTGTTTCCTCAATTGTACTTAGCTGATATTTTTGATTTGACAGCCAAAAAGAAGAAAGAGCTTCAAAGTAATATTGAAAGTGGTATAAAACGTTTGGGTAATTTCCAACAAGCAAATGGCGGCATGAGCTATTGGATGGGAGAAAACACGGCCAACGATTGGAGCACAAGTTACGCTGGTCATTTTATGATTGAAGCCGAGAAAAAAGGCTTTGTATTACCATTAACTTTCAAAAGCAACTGGATAGCCTACCAAAAACAAGCTGCTCGAAATTGGAGACCAAGCTATAGAATCTATCATTCCGATTTAGCACAAGCGTATCGTTTATATACGTTGGCCTTAGCAGGAAGTCCAGATTTAGCAAGCATGAACAGATTGAGAGAGTTTGATGAAATCTCAAACGAAGCCAAATGGCGATTAGCAGCAGCTTATGCCTTAGCAGGACAAAAAGAAGCCAGTGATGCTATTTCCAATACGGCTAATATTGATTTCAAACCACCAAAATCCAATTATTACACTTACGGTTCGGTGGATAGAAATAGAGCTATGGCTTTAGAAACTATGATCATTACAGGAAATCCTAAAGCCAGGGATTTGGCGAAATCCATTGCCAAGGATTTATCGAGCGATCAATGGATGAGCACGCAGACCACAGCCTATAGTTTATTGGCCATGGGAAAAATGGTTATTAAAAATGGTGGAAAAGATTTAAAACTGACTTATAGTATTAATGGAAAATCAGAAAGCATAGATACTAAAAACGCGATCTCACAACGCAGTATTCCTATTAATGATGGCACTAATCAACTTACAGTGACTAATGCAAAGGACAATTTGGTCTATGTGAGAGTTGTAAGTTCCGGAAAATTGAAATTAGGTGAAGAACTAGCCGAACAACGTGGCTTTACTATTTCAACAAGCTTTAAAGATTTACAAGGCAACAAAATCGATGTAACTAAACTACAACAAGGTCAAGATTTTGTGGCAACAGTTAGTATTTCAAACTTGACACGAGATTATGTACACGACGTGGCTTTGACCCAAATTTTCCCTTCAGGTTGGGATATTGTGAACACTAGATTTACCGCTTTTGGCGATACCACAGTAAGTCAAGCAAGATACACTGACATTAGGGATGACCGCGTGAATTTCTATTTCGATATGAATCCGAAAGGAAAACATGGCACCAAAACGTTTACCGTCTTATTGAACGCATCTTACTTAGGCACGTATTATTTACCAGGTTCGCAAGCCGAAGCGATGTACGACAATGATTACTTGGTGCGGAATAAAGGGGAATGGATTACTGTTGAGAAATAG
- a CDS encoding antibiotic biosynthesis monooxygenase family protein, producing MNNFKPYYAVIFTSTQATDIKGYLVMAEKMENLAKQQKGYLGMDSARNEVGITISYWESLEAIKNWKANTAHLFAQQKGREQWYNWYNVRICKVEREYEFTLE from the coding sequence ATGAATAACTTTAAACCCTATTACGCCGTAATTTTTACCTCAACTCAGGCAACAGATATTAAAGGCTACTTAGTAATGGCGGAAAAAATGGAAAATCTAGCCAAACAACAAAAAGGTTATTTAGGAATGGATTCTGCCCGAAACGAGGTCGGAATTACAATAAGTTATTGGGAAAGTTTGGAAGCCATAAAAAACTGGAAAGCGAATACAGCGCATTTATTCGCGCAACAAAAAGGACGTGAACAATGGTACAATTGGTACAATGTAAGAATATGTAAAGTGGAACGCGAGTATGAATTTACATTAGAATAA
- a CDS encoding SH3 domain-containing protein codes for MKKILAVGLVMNVAILCAQQYAYVAAESGLSLRDQPDVNGKLLTKLAYAEAIGVLEETDIKLVVLDGGKKVSGEWVKVETRNHIGYVFNGYLSSSKISKTIRLDLDKLNVEIKNLATSDYKRTHNLKQQDSAKINVDLGASPERKEIVLVDSDYKHVSIFQRYENSISFMSADAQCDAKDWKSFDSEWKPLKQITSNTFETLAYTENDWKKFITTSVEELKTEVIEQCGEDWLNYFKTIENLKDHPVGVSTNRVFLKIILTDFEDNITEKIIEFDMPSGC; via the coding sequence TTGAAAAAAATTTTAGCAGTAGGATTAGTAATGAATGTCGCGATACTTTGTGCACAACAATATGCATATGTCGCCGCCGAAAGTGGATTATCACTTAGAGACCAACCCGATGTCAATGGAAAACTATTGACTAAGTTAGCCTATGCAGAAGCCATTGGTGTATTGGAAGAAACAGATATTAAACTCGTCGTCCTCGATGGTGGGAAGAAAGTAAGTGGCGAATGGGTAAAAGTAGAAACCCGAAACCATATTGGTTATGTCTTTAACGGCTATTTATCTTCATCAAAAATTTCTAAAACCATACGATTGGATTTGGATAAATTGAATGTTGAAATAAAGAATTTGGCCACTAGTGATTATAAAAGAACCCACAATTTAAAACAACAAGATTCCGCAAAAATCAATGTGGATTTAGGTGCTTCGCCAGAAAGAAAAGAAATCGTTCTCGTTGATAGTGATTATAAACATGTAAGTATTTTTCAACGTTATGAAAATAGCATTTCCTTTATGAGTGCAGATGCGCAATGTGATGCAAAAGATTGGAAAAGTTTTGATTCGGAATGGAAACCATTAAAACAAATTACATCCAACACTTTTGAAACATTAGCTTATACTGAAAATGACTGGAAAAAATTTATCACAACTTCTGTTGAAGAATTAAAAACAGAAGTGATTGAGCAATGTGGCGAAGATTGGCTAAACTATTTTAAAACTATTGAAAACCTAAAAGATCATCCTGTTGGCGTATCGACAAATCGTGTGTTCTTAAAAATTATATTGACGGATTTTGAAGATAATATCACTGAAAAAATAATAGAATTTGATATGCCTAGTGGCTGTTAA